The window CGAAATTGCGAAAGACCTTGCGGAGCTTGTGGAAGGTTTGGTGGGCCCTACAGGGGTTGCAGAGAGCATAAGGGAACTAAGCGAAAAGCTTCCTCGCGAAGAGCTTGCTTTTAAAATTGCCGAAGAAATTGTCTATGGTAAGTTTGGCCACATGGACACTCAGACCGCTGCAGAGCAAGCCGTTCGCACATCTCTTGCCATTCTGACAGAAGGCATAACAGCAGCTCCTTTGCAGGGAGTTGCAAAGGTATCCATAAAAACTAACCTCGACCAAACAAAGTATTTGGCTATATATTATGCAGGTCCAATTCGTTCGGCTGGGGGCACAGATCAGGCATTAACACTTGTGATCGGCGACTTTGTACGTCGTCTTCTTGGCTTGGACCGTTACAAGCCTACGGAGGAAGAAATAAATCGGTTTATTGAAGAGATGCGGCTATATGAGCGAAGTGTAGGTCGATTTCAATATCACGTCGCTGATGAGCGACTTCGGATGGCTCTAGAGTCAATACCCGTCGAGGTAACGGGCACCGAATCTGACCCTGTTGAGGTGCAGTCTTTCCGCAATTTGCCTAGAATAGAGACAAATCATGTTCGTGGGGGTGCTCTGCGTGTAGTAAACGACGGTGTTATAGGTCGAGCAGCAAAGGTCTTCATCATTATTAAAAAATTAGGCATTGAGGGTTGGGATTGGCTGAAACACACAGGCGAAACGAGGGGAACTCAGGAAAAGAAAAAGACTGCTGGTTTTATGGAAGACATAATTGCGGGGCGTCCCGTTTTTTCGTTTCCTTCACAACCAGGTGGGTTTCGCCTTCGCTATGGGCGGTCAAGAAACACTGGTTTGGCCGCTGTTGGAGTACACCCCTTGACAATGTTGGTTCTAAACCAATTCCTTGCTGGAGGCACACAGATTCGTATGGAATTGCCAGGTAAGGGTGGGATAGTTATGCCTGTGGACACTATTGAGCCACCTATAGTATTGTTAAAAGACGGCTCAGTAACTCGCGTTTCAAGACAAAACTTCGAGCAAATAAAAAACAAGGTTGATAAGATTCTTTTTCTGGGTGACCTACTCGTTAGCTTTGGAGACTTCTTGTATAACAACAAAAAGCTTTGCCCTTCAGGGTATACAGAGGAATGGTGGAAGGGTGAGTTGGAATTAGTGATAACGCAGCATTTTAAAGGTGATTTTGAGAAAGCAGCAACATCTACACATGTCTCGGCGCAACGTTTAGAAACATTCCTTTCACACCCCTTCCACAACAAACCAAATGCGGAAGAAGCTATTGCGATAGCTAAAAACCTCGATGTTCCGCTTCATCCAAATTATAGTTTCTTCTGGTCGAACATAGCAACCGAGGAATTACACGAACTGCGCCAATGGCTGCTCAATTCTCAGGTTCAAAGAGAGAACGAGCAAATTTCCCGAATAACTAATGAATTGAACACTACAGTGAAGAGCGTACTAGAGCGTTTATGCCTTCCTCACCGAGTTGTTAAAAATCAAATAATCATTGAAGGCAATGAAGCTTTCACCTTGGCTACTTGTCTTGGCTTTGATTCACCAACAGCTAAATTTGACACCGCCATTTCTTCTTTCGAGGCTTTAAAGAATCTTTCCGGTATTACTGTTCGAGCAAAAATACGTACCACCATAGGGGCACGTATGGGTAGACCCGAGAAAGCAAAAAGACGAGAAATGAAGCCTCGCGTCCATCTTCTCTTCCCTGTAGGACTAGCTGGAGGGTCGCAACGTGATTTAATTATAGCAGCTCAAAAGGGGCCAGTTCGTGTAGACTTGGTAAAGCGACGATGCCCAAGCTGCCGAGAACAGACTCTGAGAACCAAATGTCCTTCATGTCACGTTAAAACAGTTCTTGAGAAAACTTGTCCCCGATGCGGTATAAAAGCTGATAAAGATGTTTGCCCGACCTGCAAAATTCCTACTAGCGGCTTTGAACGGCAAACGCTTGACTTGAAACCCCTGATTAGAGATTCTTGCCGCCAGTTGGCTGTCAATCAGCCAGAGATTATTAAAGGAGTTAAAGGCTTGTCAAACGAGCACAAGGTTGCTGAAATTTTTGAGAAGGGTATTCTTCGCGCTAGGGGAGACCTGTCTGTTTATAAAGATGGGACAATACGGTTTGACGCTACAAATGCTCCACTAACTCATTTCAAACCTGTTGAAGTCAGAGTTTCAGTGGAGAAACTTAAACAGTTAGGATACGCTTTGGATTTCCAAGGCAGCCCTCTAACCAGTGAAGAGCAAATTTGCGAATTGAAGGTGCAAGATGTTGTCATCCCGCGAAAGAGCGCAACATATTTTGTTCGTGTGGCGAACTTTCTTGACCAACTTCTCGAAAAAGTCTACAAACTTCCAAAACATTACAACGTGAAACAAGCTGAAGACTTGGTAGGTCATCTTTTGGTTGGTTTGGCTCCCCACACTTCTGTCGGCATTTTAGGTCGTATCATAGGATTCACCGACCTTGACGTCTGCTACGCTCATCCCTTGTGGCATTCTGCAAAGCGGCGTGATTGTGATGGAGATGAAGACGCTTTGATGCTTGCTCTTGATACTTTGTTGAACTTTTCAAGGTCATATCTGCCTTCTAAAATAGGCGGCATAATGGACGCGCCTCTTTTCATAATTCCAGTTATTAATCCGATGGAGGTGCAGCGCCAAGCGCACGAGTTTGAAATTGTCGATCATTATCCTTTGGAATTTTACGCGAAAACGTTAGAAAATGTTGCTCCTTGGAAAGTGACGAACCTAGTTGATTTGGTTGCCCACAAGTTGGGAACTGAAGCGCAGTTTGAGGGCTTTGGCTATACAACTCCTGTTTCGAACATTAACATGGGAAATCGTGAAAGCATGTATAAGAAGCTTAAGAAGATGACCGACAAGCTAAACAGTCAGTTAGAGCTTGCAGACAAAATCGAAGCGGTTGACGCCAAGCGTGTGGCTTTGAAAGTCTTAACAACTCATTTTCTTAGGGATATCTCTGGAAACCTCCGCGCTTTCTCAACTCAAGGCTTCCGCTGCAAACTGTGCAACAAACGTTTCCGCCGCATGCCACTTAAAGGAAAATGTCTAGAATGCGGAGGCCCATTGTCACTGACAGTGTATCGTGGCGGAATCGAAAAATATATTGCCGCCGCACGGCGCCTCGTGGAAAAATATGATCTGCCCAGATATTATCTTCACCGTCTTGCATTGGTGGAAGAAGAGATAGCCACTCTATTCGAAGGGAAGAAGCCTCGGCAAATAAGCCTTGTAGATTTTGCTTAAACCTTTTCTATCTGAAACACAGAAGTATAATTGATGGCTATGGCCAAACTGGCTTTTCATCCAAATGCCTACTTGAGCGAAACAAGGAACGTTCGACAGGGATTAGCTTCGCGTACCAAAATCCTTAGAGTTCTTGAAATAAAAATTGCTACTGCGAGTATGCTGGCAAAAGAAGCAGGTTTGAACTACCATGTGGTTCTCCATCACCTGAGGCTCTTAGAGACTGAGAAAATTGCTTCGCACAAAGGGAGTAAGAAGCCTTATTTTTGGGAATTAACAGGTATGGGGCAGCAACGTTTGAAAACCGTTTAACCCTTTATCATTCCAAAAGGACATTTGCAGGGCGATGAACCACATTTCGGGCAACAGTCATCATATTTCCTTAGTGAAGCCTCTTCCAAGTCTATTTCAAGAACATTAGCCAATGACGCAAGCCAAGCGATAACATCTGCAAACTCGTCTTCTAGGGCTTTCTTATTTCCATTTTGCATGGCTTCTTCAAGCTCGTCAACTTCCTCTTTAAGCCACATAAACGTTCCCACTACCCCTCGTTTAAAGTCTCTATGAAAATAAATACGTCGCATCATGCTCTGAAACGCTCTTATCGAAGTCATAAATCAGCCCTGACCATATGCCTTCTGAAGGTATTCAAGCAAAAACGTCAAGAGGGTAAAACAACGCAAAGGTTCTAGATGAACATAAGGATGGGTCAGAGATACTAGCTTCAACATCTATCGCCCTTTTTAGATAAAAAAATCTGTTACATGGTTTCTAGCGGAGTTTTACGTATTTGTACGCCTTTGCAGCGTCTTCAAAGCAATAGTGCACCTTTTCGTAGTCTCTTCTAAACTCTGCAACATCGCTTTTGACCTTCTGGACATCTTCCTTATCGATGATTACACGCTTTATGAATTCGGCGATTTCAGCCATCTCCGACTCTTTCATGCCAAGCCTTGTTATCTCAGATGTGCCCAGTCTTATCCCGCCTGGGTGCATAAAATGACGGCCTTCTTTGATGTCCCAAGGCAACAAGTTGCGGTTTATGATGATGTTCGCCTTTTCCAAGGTCTCCTCTATTGAGCCACCGTCACCTTGCTGTGTTATGTCGATAAGAATGACATGCGACTCGGTGAAGCCTTTATGCTCTGCCAACACCTTGAACCCACGTTCATGCAAATCCTGCGCCAATGCTTTCGCGTTCCTGATAACTTGTCGGGTATATTCTTTTCCAAACTCTAACATCTCAGCACATGCCACGGTAACGCCTGCTAAAGCGTGCAGATGATGATTGCTAACCATCCCTGGAAACGTGGCTCTCTTGATGTTGTCTGCGTATTTGCTCCATGAAAGTACGCCGCCGTGTTGAGGGCCGAAAAGAGTTTTGTGAGTGCTTAAGCTGACAACATCGGCGCCTTCTCGCAGTGGATCCTGAAATGTTCCGCCAGCAATCAAGCCAGCTACGTGAGCGGCGTCATAGCCTACTGTAGCACCTACATTGTGAAAGATTTCAGCTAGTTCTCCAATTGGGTGTGGGAACGGGAACACACTTGCCCCAAACATCACCAGTTTCGGTGGCTTTCCCTTATCGACCATTTTTTTCACTCGTTTCTTCGTCTTGTCCACATCAATATTTAGTTCCTTATAGTCTAAGGCTAAGTATTGCACATCTAAACCACTAACTGCACCTGCAGTGCCACCCAGCCGCTTCTTACCCGTCGTAATGTGCCCTCCACATGGAATCGACAATGCCATCATGACATCGCCGGGCTCCGCGAAGGCCGTGTAAACTACAAGGTTTGCAACCACCCCTGAAATTGGACGTACATCAACAAACTCTGCACTAAACAACTTCTTCATCAAATCAATACATAGAAGCTCAACTTGATCTATGTACGTGCACCCAGCGTAAACCCGCTCGCCAGGCCAGCCTTCAGCATACCGGTGACCAAAGTCACTTGCCAACGCTTCACGCACAGCTGGGCTTGATACGTTTTCACTTGCTATGAGTGGAACACTTTCTTGGAACCATTTATGATGTTCTTGGAGCAGTCTGAATGTTCGGTTATATGATTCGCGGGCAGACAATATATGAACCTCTGTTCTATTGAAAACTCGGTGCCGACATAAAAACTTTGAAGAAACGATAACATTAATTAGCTGAGATTTGAAGAGTATAAATAGACATTAAAGGGTTTGTCGGTATGAGTAGAAAGAAAAAGCGGGAAAGTGGTGCTCCAATGCCAGCAGCAAGTGCTGGTTTGCTGCGATTTTTTGAAGAGGAGACTAACGGTATACGAATTAAACCAGAGCTTATTATTGTTCTCGCTATTAGTTTGATAATTTTCTGTATACTAGCACAGCTCTACTATGTCGGAAGGCTTTTCTGAAGAACGTATCTATTCTTGGCCCTTGTGAAGAATCTCTATTCGCTGAACCGCGTTTAGATTGACAAAGATTTCGCTTCTCTCCTCCCTACCCGCAATTTGTGGTATGGGGTTTGCAATAGTTGTTCGGAAAATCACGGCTTCAGCGTTTGAAAGCCAGATTCCAGGCGGTTCATGTGTTATAGCCGCTAACGTTCCTTCAAAACCGTAAGTCTGGCTCAGGATCACTAGTATTTTTTTCCCTACGGTTTTTTCCAGCATGTGAAAGATTGATGGAGGTGGGATAATGTTAGCTGGCATAAACAGTCCTACCTTCTTATTTCTGTTCTAGGATAAAACTTTATCTCCATTTTCTGCGAGAACAGTCTTAAAGCTTGTCTAGGATTTTTTCTGAAGGTCTGTTAACTTTAATATTTGGAAGAAGCTATTCATAGGATTTGTGCGGAGAAACGATTTAATTGGTTTCTACTGAAAGTCTGGAACATTCGATTGAAAGGGTAGAAAAGCATTATTCTTCACTATTTATTTTACCATCTTTTAGAAAAATAACATTGCTCACATTTCTGTCGTGCATAATAGGCAGTGTTATAACGACTTCTTTGCTTGCACGCGCGGATATGAGTTTGGCTTTACAGTTTGGCTTACTTCTTTTTTTGTCGTCAGCAATTTCCGACTTCATTATAAGACAGGTTTTTATGAAATCAGACCCTGTTCACAACGTGCGGCGTTGCGCTGCTCTTTCCATGTTCTCCATTCTGTTGTGGTTAAGCTTTCTCCTAATTGGTTCTTTGCTAACTCTTTTTCTTAATTCGTGGATTTTTTGGGTTGACCTTTTTTTCATAGGGTTCACCGCTGTTTGCATTCTTCGTTTGATCGTGTTTTCTTCAACTTCTTTTGCACCTTATCGGAAAGTTGTGGGTGCATCTATAATGCAGCCTATAGTTTGTCTTTTACCCATGTTCTACGTGTCATTCTCTGTAGGCCACATCTTTGCCAGTATTACAATGGCATATTTTCTCTTTTCAATTCCCATATCGATTCTTACATCGTTTATCTTCATCAGTTCAGTGAACAACATAGGCGTTGAAACTTTCAAAATACCTACGACCATGGTCTTGAAGGCTTTTCTTGTTAACTGGATGGAAAATCTGAATGTACCTGTTGAAAATCTTTTTGAAAGATTTGGAAGGGAAAAAACTATTGGCTTCTCTCTATTAGCCTTTAAGGCAGAAGACCGTATTAAATCTGTAATTGTTGTATCATCTTTCCATCCTGGACCATTTAGAAATGTCGGGAGTAGTCTTCTTCCATTCATGATTCAAGAAGCATTAGAAAAGAAGCTATGTGGCGTTGTATCAGTTCCTCACGGCTTGTTTGGACACGAGTTTGATCTTTCGTCTCAGCAACAAAATCAAAAAGTATTGAGAGGGGTTTTAGACTCATCTGATTTTACCCATTTTGGTTTGAAAGCGACGCGATTTGTAGAAGCGAATAAAGGTATTGCGGGTGCGGGTTGTCAGATATTTGGAGATTGTGCAGTTCTTACTCTGACTTTGGCGCCTGAGACAACCGAGGATTTTCCGCAGGAAATAGGTGATTTTATTCTTGAAGAAGCGTCAAAGCTTGGTTTAGCTCATGTAATAATAATTAACGCGCATAATAGCATCAACGGGGTCTTTGATGTAAGCGGTGTTGTGGAGCCTTTGAAAGAGGCTGCTCTTGACGTTTTGAAAAAAGCCTCCAAACTAAAGCCTTCTTCTATTGAAGTAGGTGCAGCAAAGGTTGTACCGAAGGAGTTTAGTTTTGAGGATGGGATGGGACCTGGTGGAATATGCGCTTTAGTAATTAGAGTTGGCAAACAGACTTGTGCTTACGTGACTATTGATGGCAATAACATGGTTTCTGGTCTTAGAGAAAAGATTCTTGGCGCTCTAAAAGAGTTGGATGTTGACATAGGGGAGGTTTTCACCACGGACACGCATGTCGTAAACGGCATTATTATGACTGCGCGTGGATATCATCCTCTGGGCGAGGCGATATCTCATGAGAAGTTGATTAACTATATCAAACAAGCAGTCAGAGAAGCATTGAGCAATGTGGAGTATACATCTACTGCTTGGAGTGTAGGCGAGGTTCCCAATGTGAGTGTGATTGGAGAAAAACAGATAAAAGAGCTGTCGCTTCTGGCAGACAGGGCATCACAACGGGCTAAGAAAACGGCAATCCCACTATTCACGGCAGTGGGCTTGCTTTTGACAGCGTTGGTTACTGTCTTACAGCTTTAACTCATGTCGCACTTCTTAAGCAGCTTGTTCCAGCGTTTGTCAACTACCTTCTGAATGTTATCTATTACATATTCGAATTTCGGCGTGAACAAGTGTCCAAAACGGCGCTGCATTTTCAGATATTCCGTGACTGGCTTCTTACGTTCAGGTTTCAAAGCCATAATCTTGCTCTGAGGAGACAAGCGGTATTCTTCGTTCACTGCTTCCCACAAAGGAAATATACAGGTTTCCACGGCTAAGCGGGCGACTTCTATAGTTTTGCTTGTATTGTAGCGCCAGCCTCGGGGGCAAGGTGTAAAGACATGCATAAAAGCTGGGCCTTCTACCTCTAGACTTTTCCGCGCCTTGCTTAGTATGTCTTGCCAATATGCAATCGAAGCTGTTGCCACATAGGGAATTTCATGGGCTACTATGATGTCTGCTATGGGTTTCTTGAATTGAGTCTTTCCAGGGATTACCCTGCCTGCTGGTGATGTGGTGGTTGAGGCGCCGTGGGGGGTGCCTCCGCTTCGTTGTATACCCGTGTTCATGTACGCCTCATTGTCGTAGAGCACGTATAGAAAGTCGTGGCCTCGTTCTACTGCACCTGACAACGCTTGAATTCCAATGTCGAAGGTGCCTCCGTCACCGGCAAAAGCTATCACATCAACATGCTCATGCTTAAGCCGTCCCTTCCTTTTCATCACCTTCAAAGCAGCTTCAATGCCGGATGCGTTAGCTGCGACGTTTTCGAAGGCCGTGTGAATCCATGGGACTTTCCACGCCGTGTAGGGATATATCGTCGACACAACTTCCATACACCCTGTTGCGTTCGTGACTATTGTAGGTCCTCGTGTGGCTTTCATTATCTGCCGTAAAGCGATGGCTGGGCCACATCCTGCGCATGCACGATGACCAGCTGTGAAGAGTTCTGGTTTTTCCACGATTTCTTTTGCAGTGAATTTCCAAGGAGTTGTCGCCATTTTTTTTATCTCCTCCTATTCTCGCACTCCTGCAAACTGCACATAACTTTTCACCTGTTTAGTCTCGAGGATTTCCTGCAAGTCTTCATAAATACCTCGGATAATGTTTTGAGGCATATCTCTTCCTCCAAGACCGTATATATAATTTACAACATATGGATGTGATTGGGCGTCGTAGAGAGCGTGGCGGATTTCGTGAAACACTGCTCCTCCATGTCCGCCGAAGCTGTTGCTTCGATCCATTACTGCCACTGCTTTCACGTTAGCCAATGCCTCTCTGATGTCTGTTACTGGTAGCGGTCTAAAGGTGCGGAGACGTAAGAGTCCAGCTTTTATTTCTTCGGCTCGAAGCTGATCCACGACAGTTTTGGCGGTGCCCGCGGTTGAGCCAAGGCATACTGTTGCAATATCGGCGTCTTCAAGATAATAAGCGTCAACAAGTCCATTTCCGTATTTGCGTCCGCTTAGTTGAGCATACTCATTGTGGATATTCACAATTATTTTTGACGCTTTTCGCATTGCCTCTTCTTGCTGTCTCTTATGCTCGAAATAATAGTCATAAAGGTCTAAGGGCCCCATCGTTATCGGATTGTCTGGGTCCAGTTTGAAGGGCACTTTTTTGCCTTCGTGCCCCATTACTAAAGGAATTTGTCTAGTGCCAACAAACTTTCGCACAGTTTCGTCGGGTAACACTTTGACGTTTTCCAGAGTGTGGCTGAGGACGAACGCGTCGAGACACACCATGACTGGGAGAAGCAGGTCTGTATGTTCGGCTATTCTGAAGGCTTGAATTATTGAATCGTACGTTTCCTGCGAGTTTTCGGCGTAGATTTGTATCCAACCGCTATCTCTCTCTGCCATGCTATCCGAGTGGTCACAGTGTATGTTTATCGGCGCGGATAACGCGCGATTTGCGATAGCCATCACCACGGGTGCTCTGCACCCTGACGTAACGGCGAGTATCTCATGCATCAAGGCAAGACCAGCTGAAGCGGTCGCGGTGAAGGTTCTAACTCCGGTGGCAGAGGCGGTTAAACATGCGCTGAGGGCGCTGTGTTCTGACTCTGTACATACAAATTCGGTGTCTACCTCTCCGTCTGCCACATATTCGCTGAACCGTTCTACGATGATTGTTTGAGGGGTTATGGGATATGCTGCTACCACGTCTACATCTGACTGTTTGATGGCCAGAGCAACTGCTTCGTCGCCATTTAATGCAAGGACTTTTTGTTGAACAGTTGCCATCCTTTAAGCCTCCCCTTCTCTCACCATTTTTATGGCGTCTGCGGGACATTCGTTAGCGCATATGCCACATCCTTTACAGAAATCATAGTTGAACTCGATGTCTTCTGTGGTTTTGTTCCACGTTATGGCTGAGTCGGGGCAAATCATGGGGCATAGTAGGCATCGGGTGCATTTTTCAGGGTCACGTACTGGCTTGAAGGTTCTCCAGTCGCCGGTGAGATATTCCGTTGCCGGCTTCCAACAAACTCCCGCCACGGGGACTTCTTTCCAGCCCTTCGGCTTTTGGCTCATTCCGTTTTTGCCTCCCTGTACGCCTCCTTTAATACTGCGATATTTCTTTCCGCTAATTCCTGTCGGAAACGTTCTCTGATAGCTTTTTCAATGTTCTCTAGGCTCACTAGAGAGACTGCACGGATTGTAGCGCCGAGCATGGCAGTGTTTGTGATGGGGACGTTTAGTATTTTGATAGCGATATCGGTTGCCGGAACAGTCCAAGTTTTTTGAGAAGTGACATTCAATTTTTTCCTGAGTTCTGCTGGGCGTTCTTTGGTGTTGACGATTAGCACTCCGTCTTCGGTGAGACCGTCAGTCACTTTAACCGTTTTTAAAAGTGTCGGGTCAAGAACCACTGCTACGTTTGGGTTATAAACTGCGCAGTGAAGCCTAATGGGGTCGTTGCTGATTCGTGTGTAGGCCGCCAGAGGAGCACCCATGCGTTCAGGTCCGAACTCGGGGAACGACTGGATGTGTTTTCCTTCAAGAATGGCAGCTTTT of the Candidatus Bathyarchaeota archaeon genome contains:
- a CDS encoding serine hydroxymethyltransferase, encoding MSARESYNRTFRLLQEHHKWFQESVPLIASENVSSPAVREALASDFGHRYAEGWPGERVYAGCTYIDQVELLCIDLMKKLFSAEFVDVRPISGVVANLVVYTAFAEPGDVMMALSIPCGGHITTGKKRLGGTAGAVSGLDVQYLALDYKELNIDVDKTKKRVKKMVDKGKPPKLVMFGASVFPFPHPIGELAEIFHNVGATVGYDAAHVAGLIAGGTFQDPLREGADVVSLSTHKTLFGPQHGGVLSWSKYADNIKRATFPGMVSNHHLHALAGVTVACAEMLEFGKEYTRQVIRNAKALAQDLHERGFKVLAEHKGFTESHVILIDITQQGDGGSIEETLEKANIIINRNLLPWDIKEGRHFMHPGGIRLGTSEITRLGMKESEMAEIAEFIKRVIIDKEDVQKVKSDVAEFRRDYEKVHYCFEDAAKAYKYVKLR
- a CDS encoding 4Fe-4S binding protein — its product is MSQKPKGWKEVPVAGVCWKPATEYLTGDWRTFKPVRDPEKCTRCLLCPMICPDSAITWNKTTEDIEFNYDFCKGCGICANECPADAIKMVREGEA
- a CDS encoding preprotein translocase subunit Sec61beta, whose translation is MSRKKKRESGAPMPAASAGLLRFFEEETNGIRIKPELIIVLAISLIIFCILAQLYYVGRLF
- a CDS encoding nucleotide pyrophosphohydrolase; translated protein: MTSIRAFQSMMRRIYFHRDFKRGVVGTFMWLKEEVDELEEAMQNGNKKALEDEFADVIAWLASLANVLEIDLEEASLRKYDDCCPKCGSSPCKCPFGMIKG
- a CDS encoding DUF2070 family protein, with amino-acid sequence MLTFLSCIIGSVITTSLLARADMSLALQFGLLLFLSSAISDFIIRQVFMKSDPVHNVRRCAALSMFSILLWLSFLLIGSLLTLFLNSWIFWVDLFFIGFTAVCILRLIVFSSTSFAPYRKVVGASIMQPIVCLLPMFYVSFSVGHIFASITMAYFLFSIPISILTSFIFISSVNNIGVETFKIPTTMVLKAFLVNWMENLNVPVENLFERFGREKTIGFSLLAFKAEDRIKSVIVVSSFHPGPFRNVGSSLLPFMIQEALEKKLCGVVSVPHGLFGHEFDLSSQQQNQKVLRGVLDSSDFTHFGLKATRFVEANKGIAGAGCQIFGDCAVLTLTLAPETTEDFPQEIGDFILEEASKLGLAHVIIINAHNSINGVFDVSGVVEPLKEAALDVLKKASKLKPSSIEVGAAKVVPKEFSFEDGMGPGGICALVIRVGKQTCAYVTIDGNNMVSGLREKILGALKELDVDIGEVFTTDTHVVNGIIMTARGYHPLGEAISHEKLINYIKQAVREALSNVEYTSTAWSVGEVPNVSVIGEKQIKELSLLADRASQRAKKTAIPLFTAVGLLLTALVTVLQL
- the porA gene encoding pyruvate ferredoxin oxidoreductase, yielding MATVQQKVLALNGDEAVALAIKQSDVDVVAAYPITPQTIIVERFSEYVADGEVDTEFVCTESEHSALSACLTASATGVRTFTATASAGLALMHEILAVTSGCRAPVVMAIANRALSAPINIHCDHSDSMAERDSGWIQIYAENSQETYDSIIQAFRIAEHTDLLLPVMVCLDAFVLSHTLENVKVLPDETVRKFVGTRQIPLVMGHEGKKVPFKLDPDNPITMGPLDLYDYYFEHKRQQEEAMRKASKIIVNIHNEYAQLSGRKYGNGLVDAYYLEDADIATVCLGSTAGTAKTVVDQLRAEEIKAGLLRLRTFRPLPVTDIREALANVKAVAVMDRSNSFGGHGGAVFHEIRHALYDAQSHPYVVNYIYGLGGRDMPQNIIRGIYEDLQEILETKQVKSYVQFAGVRE
- the porB gene encoding pyruvate synthase subunit PorB, with product MATTPWKFTAKEIVEKPELFTAGHRACAGCGPAIALRQIMKATRGPTIVTNATGCMEVVSTIYPYTAWKVPWIHTAFENVAANASGIEAALKVMKRKGRLKHEHVDVIAFAGDGGTFDIGIQALSGAVERGHDFLYVLYDNEAYMNTGIQRSGGTPHGASTTTSPAGRVIPGKTQFKKPIADIIVAHEIPYVATASIAYWQDILSKARKSLEVEGPAFMHVFTPCPRGWRYNTSKTIEVARLAVETCIFPLWEAVNEEYRLSPQSKIMALKPERKKPVTEYLKMQRRFGHLFTPKFEYVIDNIQKVVDKRWNKLLKKCDMS
- a CDS encoding 2-oxoacid:acceptor oxidoreductase family protein — protein: MQEIRWHGRGGQGAWTASELLAKAAILEGKHIQSFPEFGPERMGAPLAAYTRISNDPIRLHCAVYNPNVAVVLDPTLLKTVKVTDGLTEDGVLIVNTKERPAELRKKLNVTSQKTWTVPATDIAIKILNVPITNTAMLGATIRAVSLVSLENIEKAIRERFRQELAERNIAVLKEAYREAKTE
- a CDS encoding DNA polymerase II large subunit; the protein is MGVKMSKEYQRYAFSIENELQRLYEIARKAREKGLDPALKPESEIAKDLAELVEGLVGPTGVAESIRELSEKLPREELAFKIAEEIVYGKFGHMDTQTAAEQAVRTSLAILTEGITAAPLQGVAKVSIKTNLDQTKYLAIYYAGPIRSAGGTDQALTLVIGDFVRRLLGLDRYKPTEEEINRFIEEMRLYERSVGRFQYHVADERLRMALESIPVEVTGTESDPVEVQSFRNLPRIETNHVRGGALRVVNDGVIGRAAKVFIIIKKLGIEGWDWLKHTGETRGTQEKKKTAGFMEDIIAGRPVFSFPSQPGGFRLRYGRSRNTGLAAVGVHPLTMLVLNQFLAGGTQIRMELPGKGGIVMPVDTIEPPIVLLKDGSVTRVSRQNFEQIKNKVDKILFLGDLLVSFGDFLYNNKKLCPSGYTEEWWKGELELVITQHFKGDFEKAATSTHVSAQRLETFLSHPFHNKPNAEEAIAIAKNLDVPLHPNYSFFWSNIATEELHELRQWLLNSQVQRENEQISRITNELNTTVKSVLERLCLPHRVVKNQIIIEGNEAFTLATCLGFDSPTAKFDTAISSFEALKNLSGITVRAKIRTTIGARMGRPEKAKRREMKPRVHLLFPVGLAGGSQRDLIIAAQKGPVRVDLVKRRCPSCREQTLRTKCPSCHVKTVLEKTCPRCGIKADKDVCPTCKIPTSGFERQTLDLKPLIRDSCRQLAVNQPEIIKGVKGLSNEHKVAEIFEKGILRARGDLSVYKDGTIRFDATNAPLTHFKPVEVRVSVEKLKQLGYALDFQGSPLTSEEQICELKVQDVVIPRKSATYFVRVANFLDQLLEKVYKLPKHYNVKQAEDLVGHLLVGLAPHTSVGILGRIIGFTDLDVCYAHPLWHSAKRRDCDGDEDALMLALDTLLNFSRSYLPSKIGGIMDAPLFIIPVINPMEVQRQAHEFEIVDHYPLEFYAKTLENVAPWKVTNLVDLVAHKLGTEAQFEGFGYTTPVSNINMGNRESMYKKLKKMTDKLNSQLELADKIEAVDAKRVALKVLTTHFLRDISGNLRAFSTQGFRCKLCNKRFRRMPLKGKCLECGGPLSLTVYRGGIEKYIAAARRLVEKYDLPRYYLHRLALVEEEIATLFEGKKPRQISLVDFA